The Triticum aestivum cultivar Chinese Spring chromosome 3A, IWGSC CS RefSeq v2.1, whole genome shotgun sequence genome includes a region encoding these proteins:
- the LOC123058133 gene encoding ervatamin-B has product MTSSMPCLVLLLGIACILQASLTAAAWELPESEVRSRWTRWQTKYSKRYPTPEEKEKRFQVFKTNTNSIGAFASQTTVNAVVGGFGPQTVTTVRVGMNRFGDLNPSEVAEQFTGFNNSVFTPERPSPLPYDSWKPCCVDWRSSGAVTGVKFQGSCLSCWAFAAVAAIEGMNKIRTGDLVSLSEQQLVDCDTSSSGCSGGRTDTALGLVASRGGITSEERYPYSGFKGTCDVDKLLFDHQAAVKGFKAVPPNDERQLALAVARQPVTVYIDASTWEFQFYSGGIFRGPCSADAARVNHAVTIVGYCEEFGEKFWIAKNSWSNDWGDQGYIYLAKDVFWPTGTCGLATSPFYPTA; this is encoded by the exons atgacttcttccatgccTTGCCTTGTCCTGCTCTTGGGCATTGCCTGCATCCTGCAGGCGTCGCTGACCGCGGCGGCGTGGGAGCTGCCGGAATCCGAGGTGAGGTCCAGGTGGACGAGGTGGCAAACCAAATACTCGAAGCGCTACCCGACCCCCGAGGAGAAGGAGAAGCGGTTCCAAGTATTCAAGACGAACACCAACTCCATCGGCGCTTTCGCCAGCCAGACTACGGTCAACGCCGTCGTCGGCGGGTTCGGGCCCCAGACCGTCACCACGGTCAGGGTCGGCATGAACAGATTCGGCGACCTCAACCCCAGCGAGGTCGCCGAGCAGTTCACCGGGTTCAACAACTCCGTCTTCACCCCAGAGCGTCCCTCCCCGCTCCCCTACGACTCCTGGAAGCCGTGCTGCGTTGACTGGCGCTCGAGCGGCGCCGTCACCGGCGTCAAGTTTCAGGGCTCTTGCT TGTCATGCTGGGCATTCGCGGCCGTGGCGGCCATCGAGGGCATGAACAAGATCAGGACCGGCGATCTGGTGTCGCTGTCGGAGCAGCAGCTCGTGGACTGCGACACCAGTAGCAGCGGCTGCAGCGGCGGCCGCACTGACACTGCCCTGGGCCTCGTGGCCTCCCGCGGCGGCATCACGTCCGAGGAGAGGTACCCGTACAGCGGCTTCAAGGGCACCTGCGACGTGGACAAGCTGCTGTTCGACCACCAGGCGGCCGTCAAGGGATTCAAGGCCGTGCCGCCCAACGACGAGCGGCAGCTGGCGCTGGCCGTGGCGCGGCAGCCCGTGACGGTGTACATCGACGCCAGCACCTGGGAGTTCCAGTTCTACTCAGGCGGCATCTTCCGGGGCCCCTGCTCCGCCGACGCCGCGAGGGTCAACCACGCCGTCACCATTGTCGGCTACTGCGAGGAGTTCGGCGAGAAGTTCTGGATCGCCAAGAACTCGTGGAGCAACGACTGGGGCGACCAGGGATACATCTACCTCGCCAAGGACGTCTTCTGGCCGACGGGCACCTGCGGCCTCGCCACCTCGCCCTTCTACCCAACAGCTTGA